Below is a genomic region from Granulibacter bethesdensis CGDNIH1.
AGGCAGCAGGAACCGGCAGGGCCACGCTGTGACAGGATCCGCCACGAAAGATAAACCGGCCGGCTTATTCCGCGGCCTCGGCCTGAGAAATACGGGCTGGCGGACGCACGCGTAAACGGCGGATGCGGCGCGGATCGGCTTCCAGCACGCGGAATTCCATACCGGAGGAATGACCGATCACCTCGCCACGGGCGGGTACTCGTCCAGCCAGCGTGAACACCAGCCCCCCGACCGTATCGATATCCGCTTCCCGTTCATCCTCGGTCAGGACGGCACCGAGGCGTTTCTCGAAATCCTCGATCGGAATACGGGCATCCAGGTCGAGCGTGCCGTCAGGCCGCTCGGTGATGGAGGGAGCGGCCTCGTCATGTTCGTCACTGATGTCGCCGACGATGGTTTCGACGAGATCCTCGATCGTCACCAGCCCGTCGACACCGCCATATTCGTCGATCACCAGTGCCAGATGCATATGGTGCTGCCGCATCTGCAACAGCAGTTCCAGAACCGGCATATGGGGGCCGACCAGCAAAGGTTTGCGCAGAATATCCGTCAGCCGGAATTCCGCCGGATCACCGACATAACCGAACACGTCCTTGATATGGATCATGCCGATCGCGTCATCCAGCTCCTCATTGTAAACCGGCAGCCGTGAATGGCCTTCCTGCCGGATCAGTGCCAGCACGTCCTCGAACGCGGTGTCGGCGCGAATGGCGACGATATCGGCGCGCGGGACCATGACGTCGTCCGCCGTGGTGCCGCGCAGGCGCAGCACATTGCCGATCAGGGCGCGTTCCTGCCGGTCCAGCTCCGGCAGTTCTCCCGGTAACTGGGCGTGACTGGCGGCTTCCTGCACCAGCTC
It encodes:
- a CDS encoding hemolysin family protein, with the protein product MNDEEPFPIRLPIPRGSVMARLRQRLLHKAVEHSVRDSIAELVQEAASHAQLPGELPELDRQERALIGNVLRLRGTTADDVMVPRADIVAIRADTAFEDVLALIRQEGHSRLPVYNEELDDAIGMIHIKDVFGYVGDPAEFRLTDILRKPLLVGPHMPVLELLLQMRQHHMHLALVIDEYGGVDGLVTIEDLVETIVGDISDEHDEAAPSITERPDGTLDLDARIPIEDFEKRLGAVLTEDEREADIDTVGGLVFTLAGRVPARGEVIGHSSGMEFRVLEADPRRIRRLRVRPPARISQAEAAE